TTAATACTTATATATATTCTATAAAATATATAAATTTAGTTTATATAAAATAGGAATTCAAATATAATAGTATATTAAATTAGAAAAAAATAATTCACTAAAAAAAAACTAAACACTACAATAAATATAAAAAAAAAGTATATGATGAGAGAAGGTAAGATTAAAAATGAAAGCATTTGAATTTTTAGATAAAGTAGGAAAAATAGACACAAATACAATGGTACTAGATAAAGCAATAGGATATAATACACTTGATGACATGCTTACTATGACAGGAGAATACTTTAATCTAGTAAAATATGGATGGGGAACATCAATACTAATTGATGAGGATATTATACAAAAGAAAAATGACTTATATCATACCTATGATATTAAAACATATCCTGGAGGAACACTCTTTGAACTAGCATACAAATATGGTGAAATAGACAAATTCTTTGACACACTAGATAAACTAAACTTTAATGCAGTAGAAATATCAAATGGATCTACAGACATACCAGAAGTAGATCGTGCTGATATAATAAAACAAGCAAAACAATTAGGATTCTTCACACTCTCAGAAGTAGGAAAGAAAAATCCAAAACTAGACCAAGAATACTCCGAACAAACACGTGTTGAACTAATAAATAAAGATCTTGAAAGTGGATCAGATCTTGTAATAATTGAAGGTCGTGAAAGTGGTAAAAATATAGGAATATATGATAATAGTGGAAATATAAAAAAAGACACATTCAACATGATAATTAATAACACAAAAAAAGATAAAATACTATGGGAAGCACCACAAAAAAATCAACAAATAGACCTCATACTAACATTAGGAAATAATGTAAACCTGGGAAACATAAACTCAAATGATATAATATCACTTGAAACACTAAGACGAGGATTAAGAGGAGACACACTTGGAAAAGTATAAAAAAAATTAAAAAAAAACTATCCTAATTCATCACCACCACCCTTTTTCATACAAACTTATTTTTTTTAGATTTACTACTATCTTATTATTATGAAAAAAAGTACAATTAATATTAAAAAGAAACTTAACTTAATTTTTAATTTTATAAAATCATATTATATATCACTATTTCCACTCCTCCTAATATTCTACTAATTTTAATTTTTTATCTTTTTTTAGAGACTATTAATTAAGAAAAATTTTGATTAAAATAATAATTTATTAAATATTTGAATTTTAATAATAAATTGATAAAACTTAAAGTTTATTTAAAAGATTTATATATATTATTAAATATTAAGATAAATTTTATCTTAATTTAAAAATACTTTATATTTTTTTATTAAAGTAAAATTGATATACTAAAAAAAAATGGAGGATAAAAAAAATATGGTAAATCGAAAATATCCAATACTTCTAAGTATTTTAATAATCACACTACTACTTGGAATAACCACAGCATCAGCTGTAAACATGGATAACACAGACAACATACACACAACAAACACAGATAACATACACACAACCACAACTACAAAAACACAACAAGATAACCCAACAATAACCACAAAACAACAAGAAAATACTAAAACAATACAAAAAGAAAATACCAAAATAAACAATACAAAAAAAATAAACATCAAAAATGAAAAAACAACAAATAAAGAAATCAAAAAAGATAGTGAAATAAACTACTATGTTTCAAACAATGGATCAGATGATAATACAGGATCTGAAACAAATCCTTTTAAAACAATACAAACAGCAATAAACAAAACAGATGACCAATCAACATACAACATCTACATAACAGCTGGAACATATAAAGGAGTAGGAAACACAAACCTCACAGTTAATGGAAATCACAAAATTAACTTTATAGGAGCAGGTATAAACCAAACAATCCTTGATGGAGAAGTAAATTACACAGTTGGAGGAGGATCAGTTTGGGGAGCAGATGAATACTGGAATCCATACACAATACACTCAGGAAACTGGGGAATGAACATTACAAAAGGTACAGGACTTATCACCATTAAAAACATGAACATACAACACATGGTTAGTACTGGTGGAAGTAATATAGCTACCTACAAAACTGCAACAGTAGATAACTATGGAAACTTAAAAGTTGATAATGTTTACTTCTACTACAACCTCGCTGGAGTAGGAGCAGGTATTAGAAACAATGCAAATGCAACACTAGTTGTAAATAATTCCATATTCTCAGAAAACCGTAAAAGTAGCAGTACAGGAAACTTTGGACCTGGAGTATATAACAATGGAACAGCAACAATAGACAACTGTCAATTTATCAAAAATGCTGCACGTTGGGGTACTGTAACAAATGATCGTGTATTAAATATTACAAACAGTATATTCCGTGATGGAATTTCATATGATCTTGGAAGTACATACAAATATGGTTCAGCTCTAACAGCAAACAGTGGAAATGCAGACTTCTTTGGTCAATATGACCTAAATAGTCTAAGAACAATTGCTGAAAACTGTACATTTATCAACAATGGTCAAACAGACATCTGGCAAGGAAAAGGAGATCTAAAAGTAAATAACTGTATATTTAATGAAAGTACTGGAATATACATTGCTGCTGATAGAACAAACAGATACAATGCAAGTATAACCCACATAATTGCTAATTCAAGCTTTATTAACATGATACCTTCCAGTTTATTTGGATCATTAAGTGTATCAACAGGTACAAGATTTGCTATATATGATCTTGCACAATATAATACAACCATTGAAAATAATGAAATATTATTTACAGAAAATGGTTATGGAATGTATATAAGTGGATATACAAATGTTCGAAATAACACATTAAAAAACTACATCTATATTCTTAACGGACATAACAATATAACAGGAAATATTATAGATGCTAAAACAGTATATGCTATAGATATGAGATCAGATGCAGAAAATAACAACATCACAAATAACACAATATATGCAAACATATTCACAGGAAATAAAGCAGTTAACGATCCTCAAGAAGCTAACATTATAGAAAATAACATCCCAGAAACAGGAAATAATATTAATCTAACAAATGACAACTACTTAACTTATTTTAACCAAGATGGAACAAACACAAACCAAATTACAAATGGAACTATTATCAATATATGTAGTGACTTATACAATAAAAACTTAACATTTGATAATGTAAAAATATATCTTAAAAATACAGATGACTATGTATTATATAATTGTTCTATAAGAATTATGCCAACAGCAAATGCTATAATAAACAAAACCATCATAAATAATGGAAATAATAATGCATATGCAATACTTGCTGAATCAAATAATAACTTAATTAGTTTTAACACAATAACAGCAAATACAATAAACCAATACAAGCTATTATTACACGTGGAAACAGTACAGAAATAAAAAATAATACAATAACAATTTCAGGACCATCAAATAAT
The sequence above is drawn from the Methanosphaera cuniculi genome and encodes:
- the comA gene encoding phosphosulfolactate synthase, translated to MKAFEFLDKVGKIDTNTMVLDKAIGYNTLDDMLTMTGEYFNLVKYGWGTSILIDEDIIQKKNDLYHTYDIKTYPGGTLFELAYKYGEIDKFFDTLDKLNFNAVEISNGSTDIPEVDRADIIKQAKQLGFFTLSEVGKKNPKLDQEYSEQTRVELINKDLESGSDLVIIEGRESGKNIGIYDNSGNIKKDTFNMIINNTKKDKILWEAPQKNQQIDLILTLGNNVNLGNINSNDIISLETLRRGLRGDTLGKV
- a CDS encoding PemB family protein, encoding MVNRKYPILLSILIITLLLGITTASAVNMDNTDNIHTTNTDNIHTTTTTKTQQDNPTITTKQQENTKTIQKENTKINNTKKINIKNEKTTNKEIKKDSEINYYVSNNGSDDNTGSETNPFKTIQTAINKTDDQSTYNIYITAGTYKGVGNTNLTVNGNHKINFIGAGINQTILDGEVNYTVGGGSVWGADEYWNPYTIHSGNWGMNITKGTGLITIKNMNIQHMVSTGGSNIATYKTATVDNYGNLKVDNVYFYYNLAGVGAGIRNNANATLVVNNSIFSENRKSSSTGNFGPGVYNNGTATIDNCQFIKNAARWGTVTNDRVLNITNSIFRDGISYDLGSTYKYGSALTANSGNADFFGQYDLNSLRTIAENCTFINNGQTDIWQGKGDLKVNNCIFNESTGIYIAADRTNRYNASITHIIANSSFINMIPSSLFGSLSVSTGTRFAIYDLAQYNTTIENNEILFTENGYGMYISGYTNVRNNTLKNYIYILNGHNNITGNIIDAKTVYAIDMRSDAENNNITNNTIYANIFTGNKAVNDPQEANIIENNIPETGNNINLTNDNYLTYFNQDGTNTNQITNGTIINICSDLYNKNLTFDNVKIYLKNTDDYVLYNCSIRIMPTANAIINKTIINNGNNNAYAILAESNNNLISFNTITANTINQYKLLLHVETVQK